The Thermoplasmata archaeon genome segment CTCACGATGGACGTCAGCCTCGTGGTGGGCAGCGGCCTGGTCGCCGCGCTCTTCCTCGGCGGACCCCTCCTTCCGTGGACCTTCAGCCCGAACTGGCTCGGCTGGATCATCGGGTTCCTCGTCTTCCTCGCGAAGACCCTGGCGGTCCTCCTTGTCCTGTCGAGCATCAAGGCCGCCACGGGTCGCATCCGGATCGACCAGCTCAACGACATCGGCTGGAAGTACCTCGCCTCCGCGGCGATCCTCCAGGTGTTCCTCGTCCTCCTGCTGAACTACTACCTCGGGGTGAGCGCGTGAGCGTCCTCAAGGAGATGTTCGAGAACCTCGCGAAGAAGCCGGCGACCACGCTCTACCCCAAGGAGAAGGTGCCCATCCCGCCCGCCTTCCGCGGCCGCATCGCGATCCGGGACGAGAAGTGCATCGGGTGCTCCAAGTGCGCGGTCGTGTGCCCGACCCAGTGCATCACCATGGTCGCGAGCGAACGGGAGGTCGAGGTCAAGGGCCGCAAGATCACCCGCAAGAAGAAGCCCGAGGTCGAGCTCTTCATGTGCATCCGCTGCGGCCTCTGCGAGGAGTACTGCCCCACGGACCCCAAGGCGATCTACCTGAGCAACGAGTTCAGCGGCGCCGGGCCGGACAAGAGCGTCGTGGTCAAGTGACGTACGTTCCCCAGCGGAACCTGGAAGCGCGCCTGCGCGACCGCCTGCGGCACGCGAAGCGCGTCGCGGTCGTCGGCGTGGGGGACGAGCTGAACGTCCACGATCGGCTCGGCATGCTCGCCGCGAAGGAGGTCGACGGGCTCCACCTCGCGAACGTGCGCGTCTTCCTCGCGGGGACGGTCCCCGAGAGCGTGACGGGCCCCATCCGCCGCTACCGCCCCGATGCGATCCTCCTCCTCGACGCCGCGGACATGGGCGCACGGCCGGGCACTGTCGCCCTCGTCGAGCCCCGCGAGGTCCGCGCGAACCTCCTCTCGACCCACGCGCTCCCCCTGTCCGTGGTCATGGAGTTCCTCGAGAAGGACGCCGGGGCCCGGGTGACCCTGGTCGGGATCCAGCCCGACTTGGACGCCGAGGGATTTTCGCCCGCGGGCCCCGAGCAGGCGGGACTGACCCGGCTCGTCGTGAGCCTCTTCCACGTCCTGGGCGAACCGCCGTCGAGGCCTCCCAGGGTCGCGAGGGCTGCACGACCCAGGGCCGGCCGCGGCTCCCGAGCGCTGTGAGGCAAACGGCTATAGCGGGAAGGGGCCTTCGCCGCGCGGGCGCATTCCCTTGGCCGATGCCCTATCCGCCGCCCTCCGGGTCCTCGATGCCGCCGGAGCCGAGTTCGGGGATGTGCGCCGCGAATCGCGCGTCGCGTACGCGGTGCGCATGGCGAACGGGCAGATCGAGACCTCGGGGGGCACGCACCGGGCGGGCTGGGGGCTGCGCGCCTTCATCCGGGGTGCGTGGGGCTACGCCTCGGGGACCTCGGCCAAGGTGGCGGACCTGGTGACCGCCGCGAACCGGGCGACCGCCATCGCCCGCGCGAACGCCGCGGCCGGGGTCGCGCGCACCTCCCTGCGAGGCGTCCCGGACGGCCACAAGGTGTACCGGGCCACCTGCCGAATCGATCCGGCGGACGTCTCCGGCGAGGAGAAGGTCGCCCTCGCCGCGGAGCTCGACAAGGCCTTGGCGGGCGAGGGCATCGGAAGCACGGCCTCGGCGTACACGGAATCGGACCTCCGGTGCGAGCTCGCGAACACGGCCGGCGCCCGCGTGACCTGGCGCGAGGTTCGCGTCCGCCTGTTCGCGCAGGCCATTGCCCAGGAAGGCGAACGCCAGGAAATCGCGTACGAGGTGCGAGACGCCTCCGCGGGCTGGGAGTTCCTGAAGGAGGTCGACCCCGCAGGGTTCGGCGAGGAGACGCGGAACGAGGCGCGGGAACGGCTCAAGGCGATCAAGCCTCCCGCGGGACTCCAGACCGTGATCCTGGACCCGGATGCGTCGGGCCTCCTCGCCCACGAGGTTATGGGCCATGCGTCCGAGGGCGATGAGATCGTCAAGCGGCGTTCCTTCCTGAGCCGCGTCGTCGGGAAGCGAGTGGGGAGCGACCTCGTCACGATGTACGACGACGGCACGGTGCACAAGGCCCACGGGACGATCCCCGTGGACTCCGAGGGCACGCCCGCGCGGAAGACGAAGATCATCGACCGCGGGATCTACAAAGGGTATATGCAGAGCCTGGAGACCGCGGGCGCGCTCCGGGCGCGGCCTACGGGCAACGGCCGCGCCCAGGACTTCGGCCGGCGGGTCTGGGTGCGGATGACGAACACGTACTTCGCACCCGGGCGGGACTCCCGGGACACGATCCTCGAGGACACGAAGGATGGCATCCTCACGAAGGGCTGGATCAGCGGCATGGAGGACATCGTGGGCGGGGGATTCCAGGCGGTGACCCAGTCGGGCTGGCTCGTGAAACGCGGCGAGCTCGCGGAGCGGGTCCGCGGCATGACGCTCACCGGGAACGCACTCGCGATCCTGAAGAGTGTGGACCGCGTCTCCAAGGACCTGATCCTGTCCGGGGGAACGTGCGGCAAGGGGGAGGCCGACGACTTTGTGCCCGTCGGGGCCGGCGGGCCTTACATGCGCGCGAAGGTCGTCGTTGGGGGCGGGTGAGGTGGACCTCCTCGAGCTGGCACCCGACGCCACGAAGCGCGCCCTCGCCCAAGGCGCCGAGCAGGCCGAGGCGTTCGCGATCCGCTACGCCACGCGCCACGTGTACATCGAGGACGATGTCCCCAAGGTCGCCGAGGACCGGCACGAAGTGGGCCTAGGCATTCGCGTGGCGCGAGGCCGGCGCGTCGCGTTCGCGTCCACCACGCTCGCGTCGCCGACCGACGCCGCGTCTGCGGTCCGCTCCGCGGTGGCGGGGCTGCGGCAGATCCCGGAGGACCCCAAGTTCGTGGGCTTTGCCCATGGAGACGGAAAGGGAAGCGTGGCCGGCGTCTTCGACGCGGCCACGGCGGACACGGACGTGGAGACGTTCTTGACCAGCGCTCGGGCGTTCGTGGATGCCGCCAAGGAGACGAAGAGCGTCTCCGTGCCCAAGGCGACGTTCCGCCTCCAGGAGTACGCGCTGCGGATCACCAATTCGAACGGCGTGGACGCGGCGCACCGAGGGACGCTTGTCTACGCGTACCTGACCACGAAGGCAGGATCCGGTTCGTCCGTGGGGGAGGGAATCGTGCACGGCGTGCGTCCGCGCTTGAAGGACGTCGACTTCTCCGACCTCGGGAAGGTGTGCGCCCGCCGGGCTGTCGAGAACCGCGAGGCCAAGGCGTTTCCGGGAAAACTCTCGGGGACCACGATCATCGACCCGCAGGAACTCGGCCAACTCTTTCTCCAGGCTGTCGGCGCGGCGGTATGCGGTCAAAACGTCTACCGCAAGCGATCCCCTTGGGCGGACAAGGTGGGCGCGGAGGTCGGCACGCCGCAGGTAACCATCCGCGACCGGCCACGGCTCCGGGGCGGCATGCTCTCCTGCGCCTCGGACGACGAGGGCGCCCCCACGCAGGACCGGACCGTCGTGGGTGCCGGGCGGCTCACGGGCCTCCTTGCGGACACCTACCACGCGCCCCTGGTCTCCGCGAAACCGGGCAATGCGTTCCGCCGCGGCGCCGCGACCCTCGAGGGCGCCTACCTGCGTCCGCCCGAGAACGCGGTCTCCAACCTGGTCCTGGAACCCGGTACGGAATCCTTGGACGACTTGCTTGGAAAGGTGGACCACGGCGTCTACGTGGAGAAGTTCGCCGCGCCCGAGCTCAACCCGATCACGGGCGCCTTCGCGTGCGAGGTGCGCAACGCCACCTTGGTCGAGCGCGGTGGGCTCGGCAACCATGTGAAGTTCGCCCTGCTCACGGGCAACTTCTATGATGGGCTGAAGGAGGTGGAGGGAATCGGCCGCGACCTGGAGCCGATCCCCGTGTTCTACGGTGCGCCGGGCTGCGCCTACGTGCCGTCCGTCGCGTTCGGCGGCTTCGAACTCGTCGGCCAGTCGTGAGCCGCGGCGGAATCCGACCCCG includes the following:
- a CDS encoding TldD/PmbA family protein, with protein sequence MADALSAALRVLDAAGAEFGDVRRESRVAYAVRMANGQIETSGGTHRAGWGLRAFIRGAWGYASGTSAKVADLVTAANRATAIARANAAAGVARTSLRGVPDGHKVYRATCRIDPADVSGEEKVALAAELDKALAGEGIGSTASAYTESDLRCELANTAGARVTWREVRVRLFAQAIAQEGERQEIAYEVRDASAGWEFLKEVDPAGFGEETRNEARERLKAIKPPAGLQTVILDPDASGLLAHEVMGHASEGDEIVKRRSFLSRVVGKRVGSDLVTMYDDGTVHKAHGTIPVDSEGTPARKTKIIDRGIYKGYMQSLETAGALRARPTGNGRAQDFGRRVWVRMTNTYFAPGRDSRDTILEDTKDGILTKGWISGMEDIVGGGFQAVTQSGWLVKRGELAERVRGMTLTGNALAILKSVDRVSKDLILSGGTCGKGEADDFVPVGAGGPYMRAKVVVGGG
- a CDS encoding 4Fe-4S binding protein; amino-acid sequence: MSVLKEMFENLAKKPATTLYPKEKVPIPPAFRGRIAIRDEKCIGCSKCAVVCPTQCITMVASEREVEVKGRKITRKKKPEVELFMCIRCGLCEEYCPTDPKAIYLSNEFSGAGPDKSVVVK
- a CDS encoding TldD/PmbA family protein, with product MDLLELAPDATKRALAQGAEQAEAFAIRYATRHVYIEDDVPKVAEDRHEVGLGIRVARGRRVAFASTTLASPTDAASAVRSAVAGLRQIPEDPKFVGFAHGDGKGSVAGVFDAATADTDVETFLTSARAFVDAAKETKSVSVPKATFRLQEYALRITNSNGVDAAHRGTLVYAYLTTKAGSGSSVGEGIVHGVRPRLKDVDFSDLGKVCARRAVENREAKAFPGKLSGTTIIDPQELGQLFLQAVGAAVCGQNVYRKRSPWADKVGAEVGTPQVTIRDRPRLRGGMLSCASDDEGAPTQDRTVVGAGRLTGLLADTYHAPLVSAKPGNAFRRGAATLEGAYLRPPENAVSNLVLEPGTESLDDLLGKVDHGVYVEKFAAPELNPITGAFACEVRNATLVERGGLGNHVKFALLTGNFYDGLKEVEGIGRDLEPIPVFYGAPGCAYVPSVAFGGFELVGQS
- a CDS encoding hydrogenase maturation protease; the protein is MTYVPQRNLEARLRDRLRHAKRVAVVGVGDELNVHDRLGMLAAKEVDGLHLANVRVFLAGTVPESVTGPIRRYRPDAILLLDAADMGARPGTVALVEPREVRANLLSTHALPLSVVMEFLEKDAGARVTLVGIQPDLDAEGFSPAGPEQAGLTRLVVSLFHVLGEPPSRPPRVARAARPRAGRGSRAL